The sequence GGCGCAGGGGTTGATTCCGTCTATAAGCCCGGCGGAAACCACGGCCAGAGGGGTAAAACCAAGAAAATAACCAACCAGGTCCACTTCAGGATTATTCGCGGCGCTGCCCGGGGAAACAACCGACGCCTGAAGTATAAGATCATCCAACCCGCTGGTTATCGCCTGTTTTCCGCTTAAAAATTTCCCGGCAATGAATATTACCGGAACGCGCAACTGCGCTGTTACCTTATATCGCTCTTTCAACCCCAGCAGTAATTTATAGTTCTCGATATCCGCGATATCCCGGTATTCGATATCGATATTATTTTTATATTTCTCCCGGATACCTGGCAGTAATTCGTCCCTTACCTGCGCACATTCATGGCAGGTAACCGAATGAAAAAGGACCAATTTGGGCTTTTCCGTGGCTGGAGCGGCGGATAAACCGGTAGCTATACACAGGGAAAACAGATTAAGGATGATGATCTTTTTTATCATTACGGAAGGGGATGAACTACCGGGCTGCCAAACTACTTTTCATAAGTGGCTATTATCTTCAGGACTTCCTTTTTATCTTTGGCGTTCTTCAGGCGATCCACGATGAATTTATCTTTTACCAGGTGCGCGATGTCCGCGAGGATCTTAAGATGCCCGCCGACATTGGCTTCGGATGAAGCGAGGATGAAAAAGATATATGTCTTTTCTCCGTCCAGCGCCCCGAAATCCACTCCCTGGCTATGCCTGGCGAACCCGATTATCGAATTATTCACCTTGTCGGACTTGGCGTGCGGGATAGCCACGCCGTTGCCTATGCCGGTAGAACCCAGTTTTTCCCTTTTCAGGATAAGGTTAAGCAGGGTTTTTTTGTCCTTCAACTCCTTGGACTGGCCGATAAGATCGAGCAGCTCGCCGATAAGTTTAGTCTTGTTAGTTTCCTTAAGGCTCAGGTTTATATATTTCTCTTTTAACAAAGAAGATAACTTCGTGTTCGCACAAGCGCTCGCTGCCACTGCTGGCTCCTTCCATTAGAACTATGCCAGCCGGTCCCTATAAAAAACTTATTCGACCGGTATGACTATTTTCTGGCCTACCCGTAATTTCTTAGGGTTCTTGATCCTGTCTTTATTCAACTCGTAAAGGTATTTCCAACGGTGTCCGCCGCCTAATTTTTTCTCGGCGATTATCCACAGCGAGTCACCTTTTTTGACGGTATATTCTTCAGTATTGACCTTGATTTCGCCTTCAATAGTCTCTTCGGTTTCCTGGATATATTTGCCTTCCTCGACTTGAGTAGCGTCCTCAGGAATGTTTGACGCGGGCTCCTGCCCCTGAATGGCGCTTTCCGGGGTCGGAAGCATGACCTCTTCTACCTCGGCGATCATAAATTGGGCGTTGCG is a genomic window of Candidatus Omnitrophota bacterium containing:
- a CDS encoding PTS sugar transporter subunit IIA, with protein sequence MAASACANTKLSSLLKEKYINLSLKETNKTKLIGELLDLIGQSKELKDKKTLLNLILKREKLGSTGIGNGVAIPHAKSDKVNNSIIGFARHSQGVDFGALDGEKTYIFFILASSEANVGGHLKILADIAHLVKDKFIVDRLKNAKDKKEVLKIIATYEK